Below is a window of Campylobacter canadensis DNA.
TAGTGAAGAAATAACAAATATTTTATATGCTCTAATTTGTTTTGCAAGTGTTATTTATTTTGGTCTATTTGATGAGATAAAAAGTAAATTTGCCTTTATTATTAAATATATTTTACTTTTAATCTTTGTTTTTGCTCTATATTTAACTTTTAGTGTTTTTATGGAAAAAAATAATGCAAAAACTTTAGAATTTAAAATAGCAAGTTCTAAAGAAGAAATGCTTTTACAAGATAAAAATTTAATTTATTTTACTGCAGACTGGTGTGAAAATTGCAAGGAGTTAGCAAAAACTACTTTTAAAGATGAAAGAGTAATAAATAAACTTTCTAAAATTAATTTAATCAAAATAGACTTAAGCGATGTAAATGATTTTGAAAAAGAATTAACGCAAAAATATCAAATTTTTGGACCTCCTGTTATGATGATTGTTGATAAAAATATGAATGTAGAAAATAAAATAATAGGCTATGTTGATGCAAATACTTTTTTGAAAAAAATTAATTTTTAAAGCTTAAATTAAACTTATTAGAATAAAATAAGCCCTTTTTATTTTAAGGAGAGTGTATGCAAAGAACTTTATCAATCATAAAGCCTGACGCTGTAAAAAAGAATGTAATTGGTGAAATTTTAAGCAGATTTGAAAAGAATGGATTAAAAATCGTTGCTATGAAATATTTACATTTAAGTAAAGATGACGCAGCAAGATTTTATATTGTTCATAAAGATAGACCATTTTATGGTGAATTAACTGATTTTATGAGCAGTGGCCCTGTTGTTGTA
It encodes the following:
- the ndk gene encoding nucleoside-diphosphate kinase, encoding MQRTLSIIKPDAVKKNVIGEILSRFEKNGLKIVAMKYLHLSKDDAARFYIVHKDRPFYGELTDFMSSGPVVVSVLEGEDAVAKNRKLMGATNPKEAEKGTIRADFADSIDANAVHGSDSLENAKIEIDFFFNKLEIK